The following nucleotide sequence is from Sandaracinaceae bacterium.
ATGGCCGCGTCGTGGCGCCCGAGCTGGCTCAGACACGCGCCGAGGTTGGCCCAGCCGGACACCTCGTCGTCGTCGAGCTGCGTGGCCCGCTCCAGCCGCGGCACCGCCTCCTCGCAGCGGCTCAGCCGCGCGAGCACCGAGCCCACCATGCGCTGGCCCGCCGCGTCGTTCGGCTCGATCTCGATGACCCGCTCGAAGTGCACGAGGGCCTCCAGCAGCCGCCCCGCCTGGCGGTGCAGCCCACCGATGGTGAAGTGCGCCGCGGCGTGATCGGGGCGGAGGCGCACCGCCTCCTCGGCCGCGCGCAGCGCCTCGGCGGGCCGGCCGGCCTGCTTGAGCCGGAGCGCGAGGTTGTACTGAGCCTGCGCCGCGTCCGGGCCCTGCGCGCGGATCCGCGGCGCGGGCAGGGTGAGGGCCACGCCGACCGCGAGGGCGGCGGTGAGAAGAATCCATCGGAACGACATGCTGTTCTCCCGTCCCGACCTCTGACGCGGCCGAGACCTGGACATTCTGGCACGAGCCGCGTTCAACCGCGGCCCGACCCGCCGTTTCGTGCCACCGGTGGACCGAGACGATAGAGTGTGGCGATGAGCGCACGCTGGCTGGCCGTTTGCTGCGCGCTCGCCCTGGGCTGTGGGCCCGAGGCGGCGCCGCGCGCCAACGCGGCCGCGCTCATCGGCGCCGAGGCGTCGTCCAAGGCCGGCGGCGAGGAGATCGTCCGGCCCCTCCGCGTCGCGGTCATCGGCGACCTGAACGGAGGCTACGGCGCGCGGACCTACGGCGACGCGGTGCACGCGGCGGTCGACCGGCTCGTCTCCATGTCCCCCGACCTGGTCCTCTCGACGGGCGACATGGTGGCCGGCCAGCGCCGCGGGCTCGACTACGAGGGCATGTGGGCCGGCTTCCACGCCGCGGTCAGCGACCGGCTCGCCGAGTCCTCGATCCCCTTCGCCGTCTCTCCCGGCAACCACGACGCCTCCGGCTACGCCCGGTACGAGGGCGAGCGCGGCGTCTACGTCGAGCAGTGGGAGGCGCGCCGCCCCGACGTCGAGATGGTCGACGCGACGCACTACCCGCTTCGCTACAGCTTCCGGGTGGGCCCCGCGCTCTTCGTCGCGCTCGACGCCACCACGGTCGGCCCGCTGGACGCGGCGCAGATGGACTGGCTCGACGCGCAGCTCGCCGCGACCCGGGCGCCCGTCCGGGTGGTCTTCGGCCACGTGCCGCTCCACCCCTTCGCGATCGGCCGCGAGCGGGAGACGATCGGGGATCCGGCCCTCGAGCAGCTGCTCATCCGCCACGGGGTGGACATGTTCGTCAGCGGCCACCACCACGCCTACTACCCGGGCCGCCGCGGCGCGATGCGCTTCGTCTCCACCGCCTGCCTCGGCGGCGGGCCGCGGCCGCTCATCGGCGAGCACGAGCGCTCCGCCCGCAGCGTGCTGATGCTGGAGATCGACGGCCGGGGCGTGCGCACCGTCGAGGCCTACGCCGGCGAGCGCTTCGACGAGCGCATCGACCGCGCGACCCTCCCCGAGCACATCGGCGTGCTCGACCGCGACGACCTGATGGCGCCGCGGCTCGTGCTGCGCTGACGCGTCAGCGACGCGGCCCGAGGAGCGGAGCCTCCAGCAGCCGCTCTTCGCCTTCGCCCGGCACCTCGTCGACGCGACGGACCCGCACGCGCACCACCTGGCCCTGCTCGAAGCGCTCGCGCGGCACGTCGACGTAGATCGCGATCTCCCGGTCCGAGAGCGACGGGAGCGCGAGCGCGTCCGCGCTGAGCGTGACCTCGTGGCCGTCGACCGGGATCGCCTCGATCTCGAAGCGCGCCTCGTCGGGCCCCTTGTTGACCAGGTGGACCTGGAAGAGGTTTCGCACCGTCGCGTCCTCCGTCTGCGCGTTCAGGACGTGGTAGGGCGCGCCCCGCAGCCGCAGGAGGTTCGCCTCGAACGACACGTGGCTGCGGAAGGCGAAGAACGCCCCGACCGCCCACAGCGCCACGACGCCGGCGTAGAGGAAGACGCGCGGGCGCAGCCACCGCCTCGGCCGGTGCTCGAGACCGTTGAGCGAGTCGTACCGGACCAGCCCCGTCGGCCGCTTCAGCTTGGTCATGATCTCGTCGCACGCGTCGATGCAGGCGGTGCACCCGATGCAGTCGAGCTGCAGGCCGTTGCGGATGTCGATCCCGGTCGGACAGACGACCACGCAGCGACCGCAGTCGACGCAGTCTCCCGCGCTGGCGTCCTTGACCTTGCCGCGGGGCTCACCGCGGAGCGCGTCGTAGCCGACGACGAGGCTGTCCCGATCCGTCATCACGGACTGGAGGCGCCCGTAGGGGCAGACGATCAGGCAGAGCTGCTCGCGGAACCACGCGAAGTTGCCGTAGAGGATCACGCTCGTCACCGCCATCCAGGTGAACGCGCCCGGATGCGCGGAGGGCGACGCGCCGATCATGGAGAGCATCGACGGCATCGAGACGAAGAAGCTCAGGAAGATGTGGCTCACCCCGAGCGCGGCGACGGCGAAGAGCAGGTGCTTGAGCGCCTTGCGCCAGAGCTTGTCGATCGACATGGGAGCCGCGTTGCGACGGAGGCGCGCCTGCCGGTTGCCCTCCACGAGCCGCTCGATGCGCCGGAACACCCCCTCGAGGAAGACGGTCTGCGGACACGCCCAGCCGCACCAGACGCGACCGAGCACGGTGGTGGCGAAGAAGAGCGTCAGCCCCACCCCGCTCAAGAGGAAGAACACCAACCAGAAGTCTTGCGAGTTGTAGGTGCCTCCGAAGAGGTAGAAGCGCCGCGCCGCCACGTCGAGGTAGAGCGCGGGCTTGCCGCCGACCTGGACCCAGGGGAGCAGGGCCCAGATGGCGATCAGCGCCGCGAACACGACGTAGCGGAGCCGCACGAAGCGGCCCTTGACGTCCGCGGGGTGGACGAAATTGCGGCGGCCGTCGCGCGCGATGGAGCTCGCGGGAGGATCCACCACCGGGAGGTGCACGCGGCCGTCGTGACTCATCGATGTCTCCTCAGGCGCCCGGCGGCGCCTCGTCTCCGGTGACCGCGTGCTCGGACTCCCCCGGCGCCTCCTCGGGCGTCTCGGCTTCCCTCTCCTCGGGCGACGCGTTCGGATCGAAGGGCTCGCCCTCGGCCGGGCGCCCCCCCTGCACGTTGGTGTTCCGCACCGAGAGCAGGTAGGCGGTCACCGCCTGCACGCGCCGCTGGCCGAGCGCGGCGCCCCACTCCGGCATGCCGCTCGAGCCGGCGAGGCGCGCCCGGTCGGAAGAGATTCCGTCGAGGATCGACCCGTAGATCTGCAAGGGTCCCCCCCCGTGAAGCCAGGCGTCATCGGTGAGGTTGGGCCCGATCTGCCCCTGCCCCTCGGCGCCGTGGCAGGCGGCGCAGGTCGTCTGGAACGTCTCGCGCCCCTCCGCCACCGTCGCCGCGTCGCCCGCGAGCACCTGCAGCGTCTCCGCGTCGACCTCCCCGGCCGCCGCGCGCGCCGCCATCGCCTCCGCGAAGAGCTCGGGCGTGGACGACGCCATCTCGAACTCCTCGTAGACGAACCAGTATCCGATCGCAAAGGCGATGGCGCCGTAGAAGGTCCACAGCCACCACATCGGGAGCGCGTTGTCCGCCTCCTCGATGCCGTCGTAGACGTGGATGATCTCGCCCTGGATCTCGTCGGTCCGCTTGACGTCACCCATGGCGCGCCTCGCTCTCTCCTTCGAGGGGCAGGTTGGCCATCGCGTCGACGTGGGCGCGTTCGGCGCGGAGCACCCG
It contains:
- a CDS encoding metallophosphoesterase; this translates as MSARWLAVCCALALGCGPEAAPRANAAALIGAEASSKAGGEEIVRPLRVAVIGDLNGGYGARTYGDAVHAAVDRLVSMSPDLVLSTGDMVAGQRRGLDYEGMWAGFHAAVSDRLAESSIPFAVSPGNHDASGYARYEGERGVYVEQWEARRPDVEMVDATHYPLRYSFRVGPALFVALDATTVGPLDAAQMDWLDAQLAATRAPVRVVFGHVPLHPFAIGRERETIGDPALEQLLIRHGVDMFVSGHHHAYYPGRRGAMRFVSTACLGGGPRPLIGEHERSARSVLMLEIDGRGVRTVEAYAGERFDERIDRATLPEHIGVLDRDDLMAPRLVLR
- a CDS encoding tetratricopeptide repeat protein translates to MSFRWILLTAALAVGVALTLPAPRIRAQGPDAAQAQYNLALRLKQAGRPAEALRAAEEAVRLRPDHAAAHFTIGGLHRQAGRLLEALVHFERVIEIEPNDAAGQRMVGSVLARLSRCEEAVPRLERATQLDDDEVSGWANLGACLSQLGRHDAAIRAYRSGLRHIPNDPDLLNNLAVALRRAGRDQEAVEALQSALARDPDNASFNINLATIFRRMRRWGDAARHYEAGLRRTTDETGAIFDLAYCYEQLGRSDDAIAAYRRYLERVRDRDPDAAARAEERLIGLGAE
- a CDS encoding cbb3-type cytochrome c oxidase N-terminal domain-containing protein, with protein sequence MGDVKRTDEIQGEIIHVYDGIEEADNALPMWWLWTFYGAIAFAIGYWFVYEEFEMASSTPELFAEAMAARAAAGEVDAETLQVLAGDAATVAEGRETFQTTCAACHGAEGQGQIGPNLTDDAWLHGGGPLQIYGSILDGISSDRARLAGSSGMPEWGAALGQRRVQAVTAYLLSVRNTNVQGGRPAEGEPFDPNASPEEREAETPEEAPGESEHAVTGDEAPPGA
- the ccoG gene encoding cytochrome c oxidase accessory protein CcoG — translated: MSHDGRVHLPVVDPPASSIARDGRRNFVHPADVKGRFVRLRYVVFAALIAIWALLPWVQVGGKPALYLDVAARRFYLFGGTYNSQDFWLVFFLLSGVGLTLFFATTVLGRVWCGWACPQTVFLEGVFRRIERLVEGNRQARLRRNAAPMSIDKLWRKALKHLLFAVAALGVSHIFLSFFVSMPSMLSMIGASPSAHPGAFTWMAVTSVILYGNFAWFREQLCLIVCPYGRLQSVMTDRDSLVVGYDALRGEPRGKVKDASAGDCVDCGRCVVVCPTGIDIRNGLQLDCIGCTACIDACDEIMTKLKRPTGLVRYDSLNGLEHRPRRWLRPRVFLYAGVVALWAVGAFFAFRSHVSFEANLLRLRGAPYHVLNAQTEDATVRNLFQVHLVNKGPDEARFEIEAIPVDGHEVTLSADALALPSLSDREIAIYVDVPRERFEQGQVVRVRVRRVDEVPGEGEERLLEAPLLGPRR